One part of the Phragmites australis chromosome 3, lpPhrAust1.1, whole genome shotgun sequence genome encodes these proteins:
- the LOC133911262 gene encoding uncharacterized protein LOC133911262 isoform X1: MGIPSRLPDYKEEEYDDAVFYEDIEAPKFVDLAASDAARPADDASWFCLRVGCDQSHEQVDPDALDRSFFMRVMAARSPNVRLQKAISRRNQSSMLKCPHSAPPKPPRARFARLSTAMEADEKAAAKPKPRTRRICGLRVSPVRTKATRVEVPSARKKALTTPRSKAVRPRQDQFLSVKHQKERVVAAARKGMVIKALFMSTPRKEAGPTPKSKEAVSEACSKLRKLNLACREVPSRYMCQSTNPKTCKKGEEIAAVKSAKRGQESRTNGKKKILGRSVKCANAEPDEWNRIDCDNGAADESSLTEIAISDQESKVVVQDLRVEVDTLRVNNSDDNKENLSSADQLIQEVSNNSHSENTQLENNENVPLKVAKMQNKVNPEQGGKLKKTTNPRPFRLRTGERGVLKEAKPERKQPFAENNSMAVLKNANRVMGRDKPVEKQKKQCTQVAKPALNSIRCDNARLAMTNGKVSRVASSTRTTKTASRLMAPPQIGKERKTSVKLSRLQAAAA; encoded by the exons GCCGTCTTCTACGAGGACATCGAGGCGCCCAAGTTCGTGGACCTCGCCGCGTCCGACGCTGCCCGCCCCGCCGACGACGCCTCCTGGTTCTGCCTCCGCGTCG GTTGCGATCAGAGCCACGAGCAGGTCGACCCGGACGCCCTGGACCGGAGCTTCTTCATGCGG GTCATGGCGGCGAGAAGCCCAAACGTGCGGCTTCAGAAGGCGATCAGCAGGAGAAACCAGAG CTCGATGCTGAAATGCCCGCACTCTGCGCCTCCGAAGCCTCCGAGGGCCCGGTTCGCGAGGCTGAGCACGGCGATGGAGGCCGACGAGAAGGCTGCGGCGAAGCCCAAACCGAGGACCCGGCGGATCTGCGGCCTGCGAGTGTCACCGGTCCGGACCAAGGCGACGAGGGTAGAAGTTCCCAGCGCGAGGAAGAAGGCACTGACCACGCCGCGGAGCAAGGCCGTCCGGCCGAGGCAGGATCAGTTCCTCAGCGTGAAGCACCAGAAGGAGCGGGTCGTCGCAGCGGCGAGGAAGGGGATGGTGATCAAGGCGCTGTTCATGAGCACGCCGAGGAAGGAGGCCGGCCCGACGCCCAAGAGTAAGGAGGCCGTGTCCGAGGCCTGCTCCAAGTTGAGGAAGCTGAACCTAGCGTGCCGGGAAGTGCCGAGCAGGTACATGTGTCAGTCGACGAATCCAAAGACTTGCAAGAAAGGTGAAGAGATCGCGGCGGTGAAGAGCGCGAAGAGAGGGCAAGAATCCAGGACGAATGGCAAGAAGAAAATTTTAGGCCGATCTGTCAAGTGTGCTAATGCTGAACCTGATGAGTGGAACAGAATTGATTGTGATAACGGTGCTGCAGACGAGAGCTCACTTACAGAAATTGCAATCTCCGATCAGGAAAGCAAGGTGGTGGTGCAGGACTTGAGAGTTGAGGTGGATACGCTGCGAGTTAACAATTCTGATGACAACAAGGAGAATCTGTCGAGTGCAGACCAGCTAATTCAAGAAGTTTCGAACAATTCGCATTCTGAAAACACACAGTTGGAGAACAACGAGAATGTTCCTCTGAAG GTGGCTAAAATGCAGAACAAAGTGAATCCGGAGCAAGGAGGAAAGCTCAAGAAAACTACAAATCCTAGGCCATTTAGGCTAAGGACTGGA GAAAGAGGAGTGCTGAAAGAAGCAAAACCTGAAAGAAAGCAGCCGTTTGCCGAGAACAACTCCATGGCAGTACTCAAGAATGCAAATAGAGTGATG GGACGAGACAAACCTGTCGAGAAACAG AAGAAACAATGCACACAAGTTGCCAAACCAGCCTTGAATAGCATCCGATGCGATAATGCGAGGCTTGCGATGACGAACGGCAAAGTTTCTAGAGTAGCATCATCGACAAGAACAACCAAGACAGCAAG TCGTCTCATGGCACCTCCTCAGATTGGAAAGGAGAGGAAGACTTCAGTGAAATTATCCAGACTACAAGCAGCAGCTGCTTGA
- the LOC133911262 gene encoding uncharacterized protein LOC133911262 isoform X2 has translation MGIPSRLPDYKEEEYDDAVFYEDIEAPKFVDLAASDAARPADDASWFCLRVGCDQSHEQVDPDALDRSFFMRVMAARSPNVRLQKAISRRNQSSMLKCPHSAPPKPPRARFARLSTAMEADEKAAAKPKPRTRRICGLRVSPVRTKATRVEVPSARKKALTTPRSKAVRPRQDQFLSVKHQKERVVAAARKGMVIKALFMSTPRKEAGPTPKSKEAVSEACSKLRKLNLACREVPSRYMCQSTNPKTCKKGEEIAAVKSAKRGQESRTNGKKKILGRSVKCANAEPDEWNRIDCDNGAADESSLTEIAISDQESKVVVQDLRVEVDTLRVNNSDDNKENLSSADQLIQEVSNNSHSENTQLENNENVPLKVAKMQNKVNPEQGGKLKKTTNPRPFRLRTGERGVLKEAKPERKQPFAENNSMAVLKNANRVMGRDKPVEKQKKQCTQVAKPALNSIRCDNARLAMTNGKVSRVASSTRTTKTARLERRGRLQ, from the exons GCCGTCTTCTACGAGGACATCGAGGCGCCCAAGTTCGTGGACCTCGCCGCGTCCGACGCTGCCCGCCCCGCCGACGACGCCTCCTGGTTCTGCCTCCGCGTCG GTTGCGATCAGAGCCACGAGCAGGTCGACCCGGACGCCCTGGACCGGAGCTTCTTCATGCGG GTCATGGCGGCGAGAAGCCCAAACGTGCGGCTTCAGAAGGCGATCAGCAGGAGAAACCAGAG CTCGATGCTGAAATGCCCGCACTCTGCGCCTCCGAAGCCTCCGAGGGCCCGGTTCGCGAGGCTGAGCACGGCGATGGAGGCCGACGAGAAGGCTGCGGCGAAGCCCAAACCGAGGACCCGGCGGATCTGCGGCCTGCGAGTGTCACCGGTCCGGACCAAGGCGACGAGGGTAGAAGTTCCCAGCGCGAGGAAGAAGGCACTGACCACGCCGCGGAGCAAGGCCGTCCGGCCGAGGCAGGATCAGTTCCTCAGCGTGAAGCACCAGAAGGAGCGGGTCGTCGCAGCGGCGAGGAAGGGGATGGTGATCAAGGCGCTGTTCATGAGCACGCCGAGGAAGGAGGCCGGCCCGACGCCCAAGAGTAAGGAGGCCGTGTCCGAGGCCTGCTCCAAGTTGAGGAAGCTGAACCTAGCGTGCCGGGAAGTGCCGAGCAGGTACATGTGTCAGTCGACGAATCCAAAGACTTGCAAGAAAGGTGAAGAGATCGCGGCGGTGAAGAGCGCGAAGAGAGGGCAAGAATCCAGGACGAATGGCAAGAAGAAAATTTTAGGCCGATCTGTCAAGTGTGCTAATGCTGAACCTGATGAGTGGAACAGAATTGATTGTGATAACGGTGCTGCAGACGAGAGCTCACTTACAGAAATTGCAATCTCCGATCAGGAAAGCAAGGTGGTGGTGCAGGACTTGAGAGTTGAGGTGGATACGCTGCGAGTTAACAATTCTGATGACAACAAGGAGAATCTGTCGAGTGCAGACCAGCTAATTCAAGAAGTTTCGAACAATTCGCATTCTGAAAACACACAGTTGGAGAACAACGAGAATGTTCCTCTGAAG GTGGCTAAAATGCAGAACAAAGTGAATCCGGAGCAAGGAGGAAAGCTCAAGAAAACTACAAATCCTAGGCCATTTAGGCTAAGGACTGGA GAAAGAGGAGTGCTGAAAGAAGCAAAACCTGAAAGAAAGCAGCCGTTTGCCGAGAACAACTCCATGGCAGTACTCAAGAATGCAAATAGAGTGATG GGACGAGACAAACCTGTCGAGAAACAG AAGAAACAATGCACACAAGTTGCCAAACCAGCCTTGAATAGCATCCGATGCGATAATGCGAGGCTTGCGATGACGAACGGCAAAGTTTCTAGAGTAGCATCATCGACAAGAACAACCAAGACAGCAAG ATTGGAAAGGAGAGGAAGACTTCAGTGA